In Lujinxingia sediminis, the sequence GTGATGAGGCTAAGGGGGGCGGTGCACTGGTGAGTTTTGCGGAGGTGGAAGCGGCGCGCGCACGTGTACGCAGCTATATTCCCAGTTCGCCGTGCTCGCATAGTGAGGCCTTCAGTGCGCAGTTTGGTTGTAAGCTCTACCTGAAGCTCGAGAATTTGCTGCGAACCGGCAGTTTTAAGGAGCGGGGTGCCTGCAACAAGTTATTGCAGCTGAGCGAGGTGGAGAAGAAGCGGGGGATCATTGCTGCGTCTGCGGGAAATCATGCTCAGGCAGTGGCGCTTTATGCGACGATGTTTGGCATTGATTCGAAGATCGTAATGCCGGAGGGCACCCCGTTGGTGAAGATCTCCCGTACTCGGGGATTCGGGGGGCGAGTCGTTCTTCATGGTACGAACTTCGACGCAGCGTTTGCGCATGCGATGGAGCTGGCCGAGGCGGAGGGGCGTATTTTCATTCATCCTTTCGATGATCCGGCGATCATTGCGGGCCAGGGGACCGTGGGCCTGGAGTTGTTGGAGCAGAATCCCTACATCGATACGGTGGTAGTACCGATCGGTGGGGGAGGGCTCGCCTCAGGGATCGCGATCGCGATTAAGGAGACCAATCCAAAGGTTCGGGTCATTGGCGTTGAGGCCGAGGTGCTCGCGAGTATGAAGACGTCGATGGCGCACGGGGAAGTTGTGGAGCTTCCGCCGGCGACGACGATCTGTGATGGGATTGCGGTGCGACGTGTGGGGGATCTGGCGTTTGCGACGCTCTCGCATTACCTCGACGACGTGGTGACGGTGAGCGAGGAGGAGGTGGCGAGCGCGATTCTCGTGCTGTTGGAGCAGGAGAAGATGGTGGTGGAGGGGGCAGCTGCGGCGACGATCGCTGCGCTGACCGCTGGCAAGATAGCCAACGTGGAGGGGCGTCGCGTGTGTGCGATTATCAGCGGGGGGAACATCGATGTGAACGTGATCGCGCGTATCATTGAGAGGGGGCTTGCTGCATCGGGGAGAATATATCGGCTCGACTTGCAGTTGGCTGATACGCCGGGGGCGCTTGCGCAGGTTCTCGGCAAGATTGCGCAGCTTCGTGCGAATGTGCTGGAGATTCATCATAATCGAACCTTCGCCGACGGGGCACCTTTAGGTATGACCAATGTAGAGCTAAAGTTGGAGACGCGTGGCGTCGAGCATATCGAGGAGCTGCGTGCCGAGATGAAGGCAACCGGGTACCGGATCCTGGACCATTTGTAAGGGCCACGACGTAGGGTTCGAATGCAGGGCGTCCGATAAGGGGCGCAGGGAGACAGGTTTGAAACGAGATGCAAAACGACATGGCGGCAGGAGTGTGGGGCTGGTGATGGTGGCCGGTCTGATAACCTTTGTTGGGTGTAAGGGTGAGCCCGCCGCGGATCCCGGGGTGCCGGGCGTCGAGGCGCAGGCCAGGGGAGTTGAGCCCGGGCAGGAGGAAGCGGTGGGAGCTGCGACCTCTGGCGACGTTGTGGAGCGCAAGCATTATTACTCTCCTCATTACCTGACGCTGACCGGTGGAGACTTTGTATTTCGTACGGTGACGTTTCAGGACGTGGGGATGAAGCAGCCTGAGCCAGGGCCGATGCCTCCAGAGGTTTTTGAGACGATTGCGCACTCACTAGCCGAGAAGTTCACCGAACACGAGAAGTTGAGTTTCAGCTCGCAGGTCGATGTCGATCGTGCGTTGGAAGATCCGAACAATCACCTTTTCTGTGAGTCGGAACACCTCTATGTCGCGTTGTGGCGCGGGTATTCACCCGACCGCTGGGGCTACTCGTTGTGGTCTGGCTGTGGGGAGGAACATCAGTTCGCCTGGGAGGAGGTCCTTGATCCGGTAGGGGTGGACAAGGATGTTATCGGTTCGGTGGAGTACCTCACCGAGAGCATTGCGGAGAGCGT encodes:
- the ilvA gene encoding threonine ammonia-lyase — translated: MVSFAEVEAARARVRSYIPSSPCSHSEAFSAQFGCKLYLKLENLLRTGSFKERGACNKLLQLSEVEKKRGIIAASAGNHAQAVALYATMFGIDSKIVMPEGTPLVKISRTRGFGGRVVLHGTNFDAAFAHAMELAEAEGRIFIHPFDDPAIIAGQGTVGLELLEQNPYIDTVVVPIGGGGLASGIAIAIKETNPKVRVIGVEAEVLASMKTSMAHGEVVELPPATTICDGIAVRRVGDLAFATLSHYLDDVVTVSEEEVASAILVLLEQEKMVVEGAAAATIAALTAGKIANVEGRRVCAIISGGNIDVNVIARIIERGLAASGRIYRLDLQLADTPGALAQVLGKIAQLRANVLEIHHNRTFADGAPLGMTNVELKLETRGVEHIEELRAEMKATGYRILDHL